GGCGCGGCCGCGCGTCCAGACTTTGGTCGCGACGAAGGCCGGCGGTCGCGGCGCCGGCAGCTCGGCGAGCAGTTCGCCGGTGGTCTGCTCGGAGCGGCCGTACATGGGGGAGCTGTCGAGGACGCGGCCGCCGGCGTCGAACAGCGCGCGCAGCACGCCCGGCAGGCGCTGGTGCTCGGCGCTGCCGGGCGCGTGGTCGAAGCCGACCCAGGTGCCGCAGCCGATGACCGGCAGGGCCTCGCCGGTGGAGGGGACGGGGCGGGTGTGCATGGGCGGGGTCGAGGAGGTGGCGGGCGGCGTGGTGGACGGCACGGTGGCGGGCGCGGCGGCGCCGGCCGGCAGCATGGCCGACAGCGCGAGTCCAGCGGCGCCGCGCAGGACCTGCGCGCGGGTCGGGCCCGACCGGGCGAGCGGGGAAGCGGAGCGGTTAACGGGGGCGGGCATGCTTCGGTCTACCGGAATTTGCCCCACCGGTCTGCAAGCCGAAGGGGTCGGATGGCGGCGAACAAGCCGCCTTCATGGCAAATTCCCGGCCGGACCCCGTCCACGCCGGCGCACCCGGCGATTCCAAGCATCCGGAGACACAACCCATGAGAATCCCGCCGACCCTGACGCGACGGCTCGCGCTGCCGCTGCTCGCCACCCTGTTCGCCGCCCCCGTCCTCGCGCAGGGCGCCTATCCCGACAAGCCCGTCACCATCGTCGTGCCGCAGGGCGCGGGCGGGGCCAACGACGCCATCGCGCGCATCGTGGTGCAGAAGCTGGCGGTGCTGCTCAAGCAGAGCGTCGTCATCGACAACCGGCCGGGCGCCGGCGGCAACATCGGCACCGCCTACGTCGCCAAGGCCAAGCCGGACGGCTATACGCTGGTGCTGACCACCAACAGCGCGCACGTGGTCAACCCGTGGCTCTACAAGAACATCGGCTTCGACCCGGTCAAGGATTTCACGCCGATCGGCACGGTGGCCACGGCCGGCTACGTGCTGGTGGCCAACCCGGCGTTCCCGGCGAACAACGTCAGGGAACTGATCGCGCGTGTGAAGGCCGCGCCGCCGGGCTCGATCAGCTACGCGTCGGCGGGCAACGGCACGCTCAACCACCTCATCGGCGAACAGCTCAAGAAGCAGGGCGGCATCGAGATGGTCCACGTGCCCTACCGCACCTCGGCGGCGGCCGTGACCGACGTGGTGGGCGGCCAGCTGCCGCTGTCGGTGCAGAGCCTGCCCTCGTCGATCGCGTTCATCAAGGGCGGCAAGCTGAAGCTCCTGGGCGTGGCCAACGAGAAACGCATCGCCGCCTTTCCCGACGTGCCCACCATCGGGAAGACGCTGCCGGGCTTCGGCACCACGCCGTGGTACGGCCTGCTCGCGCCGGCGGGCACCCCGCAGCCGGTGGTCGAGCGGCTGCAGGCCGCCCTGGCCGAGGCGCTCGACGGCAAGGACGTCCAGGACCAGCTCGCCGCCCAGGGCTGCGAGGTCTTCAAGGGCACCCCGGCCGCCTTCGCGACGCTGATCCGCACCGAGCTTCCGCAGTGGGAGCGGGTCGTGAAGGCTTCCGGCGCGACGCTGGACTGAGCGTCCTCGGGCGGCGCGGCGGGACGGTC
This genomic stretch from Comamonadaceae bacterium OTU4NAUVB1 harbors:
- a CDS encoding tripartite tricarboxylate transporter substrate binding protein codes for the protein MRIPPTLTRRLALPLLATLFAAPVLAQGAYPDKPVTIVVPQGAGGANDAIARIVVQKLAVLLKQSVVIDNRPGAGGNIGTAYVAKAKPDGYTLVLTTNSAHVVNPWLYKNIGFDPVKDFTPIGTVATAGYVLVANPAFPANNVRELIARVKAAPPGSISYASAGNGTLNHLIGEQLKKQGGIEMVHVPYRTSAAAVTDVVGGQLPLSVQSLPSSIAFIKGGKLKLLGVANEKRIAAFPDVPTIGKTLPGFGTTPWYGLLAPAGTPQPVVERLQAALAEALDGKDVQDQLAAQGCEVFKGTPAAFATLIRTELPQWERVVKASGATLD